In Bacillus cytotoxicus NVH 391-98, the following are encoded in one genomic region:
- a CDS encoding MBL fold metallo-hydrolase has protein sequence MVKIHRMEIPVPFAVETVNVFLVEGETLTLIDTGTNTENARKSLEYQLGVLGYKIDDIETVVITHHHADHCGLLNIFSAHANIVGHPWNEPWITQNPQFLKRYQQFFKEAARQFGVPEAFLNHEGLLTKKTLQYSCKRSLTHTVREGDCIDALPEFQVIETPGHASTHISLYRERDGLLIGGDALIRHISSNPILEPPYEGESERARPLLQYNQTLRRLSEMNLSRILSGHGEDIVNVKELIESRLQKQETRALKVLELLKEKPMTAFEICVKLFPVLYKEQLPLTLSETVGQLDFLAYNQQVMIDESLPQLIYYAK, from the coding sequence ATGGTAAAGATTCACCGAATGGAGATTCCTGTTCCATTTGCAGTTGAAACTGTAAATGTGTTTTTAGTTGAGGGGGAGACATTAACATTAATTGATACGGGGACCAATACAGAGAACGCTAGGAAATCTTTAGAATACCAGCTAGGCGTTCTAGGATACAAAATAGATGATATTGAAACAGTGGTCATTACACATCATCATGCTGATCATTGTGGGCTTTTAAACATTTTTTCAGCTCATGCCAATATTGTTGGGCATCCTTGGAATGAACCTTGGATTACACAAAATCCTCAATTTTTAAAGCGTTATCAACAATTTTTTAAAGAGGCTGCGCGACAATTCGGTGTACCAGAGGCATTTTTAAATCATGAAGGATTACTAACGAAGAAAACACTTCAATATTCTTGTAAAAGATCATTAACTCATACGGTAAGAGAAGGCGACTGTATTGATGCTTTGCCTGAATTTCAAGTGATTGAAACACCTGGGCATGCTTCTACACATATTTCTTTGTACAGGGAACGTGATGGATTACTAATTGGTGGAGATGCTTTAATTCGTCATATTTCTTCTAATCCAATATTAGAACCACCATATGAGGGAGAATCAGAAAGAGCAAGGCCTTTATTACAATATAATCAAACGTTAAGACGATTAAGCGAAATGAATCTTTCACGTATCTTATCTGGACATGGAGAAGATATTGTAAATGTGAAGGAGCTAATCGAGAGTCGATTACAAAAACAAGAAACACGAGCTTTGAAAGTATTAGAATTATTAAAAGAGAAACCGATGACAGCTTTTGAAATATGTGTGAAGCTATTTCCTGTATTATATAAAGAGCAATTGCCACTTACGCTTTCAGAAACGGTTGGACAATTAGACTTTTTAGCATATAATCAACAAGTAATGATTGATGAATCCTTGCCACAATTGATTTATTATGCAAAGTAG
- the proI gene encoding pyrroline-5-carboxylate reductase ProI, protein MSIQNISFLGAGSIAEAIISGLLDANIVSAKQITVSNRSNEARLQELHTKYGIKGTHDKQALLTNANILFLAMKPKDIVEAIVPLKKYITNTHLVISLLAGVSTHSIAKLLQKNVPIIRAMPNTSAAILKSATAISPSIHATKHHIDIAKSLFETIGIVSVVKEEDMHAVTALSGSGPAYIYYVVEAMEEAAKQIGLEESTAKSLILQTMIGAAEMLKNNTKHPSILRKEITSPGGTTEAGIEVLQSFDFQKALISCITEATRRSQDLGKTLDQLPKK, encoded by the coding sequence ATGTCCATTCAAAATATTTCCTTTTTAGGAGCTGGTTCTATCGCTGAAGCAATTATTTCTGGTCTATTAGATGCAAATATAGTAAGCGCAAAACAAATTACTGTCAGTAACCGCTCAAATGAAGCAAGATTACAAGAGTTACATACAAAATATGGTATAAAGGGAACACATGATAAACAAGCATTACTCACAAACGCAAACATTCTCTTTCTTGCAATGAAGCCAAAAGATATAGTAGAAGCGATTGTACCGCTTAAAAAGTATATAACAAATACGCATCTCGTAATCTCATTACTAGCAGGTGTTTCCACTCACTCGATTGCTAAGCTTCTTCAAAAAAATGTCCCAATCATCCGTGCCATGCCAAATACATCAGCTGCTATTTTAAAATCTGCAACAGCAATCTCTCCATCTATACACGCAACAAAGCATCACATCGATATCGCCAAGTCTTTATTCGAAACAATTGGTATTGTTTCAGTAGTGAAAGAAGAAGATATGCATGCTGTTACTGCATTATCTGGAAGTGGTCCTGCGTATATATATTATGTAGTGGAAGCAATGGAAGAAGCTGCAAAACAAATCGGTTTAGAAGAATCTACAGCAAAATCGCTTATTTTACAAACAATGATTGGAGCTGCTGAGATGCTTAAAAATAATACGAAACATCCTTCTATTTTGCGAAAAGAAATTACTTCTCCTGGTGGAACAACAGAAGCTGGTATTGAAGTGCTTCAAAGTTTCGATTTCCAGAAGGCTCTCATCTCTTGTATTACAGAAGCCACAAGACGATCGCAAGACCTTGGTAAAACACTGGATCAACTACCAAAAAAATAA